One Endozoicomonas gorgoniicola DNA window includes the following coding sequences:
- a CDS encoding efflux RND transporter permease subunit yields the protein MKLPAIAIQNRRFTLVVMLLLVTLGIVSLMTMPRSEDPQFKFPATMVRVVYPGTNPLDMEKLIVDPIEEAIKELDDIRILKSDIEDGLAVIRVEFLYGTDPQEQYDDVVAEIAKIRDQLPENIPVLAIDRISPIDVSIIQIALMSESQSYNSLRLLGEKLEKRIERIPGIKKATTDAYPEQQLQVQAELARMQELGIGVEDLIAAIQASGVNLPGGHVLAGKRRFTVRTSGDFKDIEAVERTAVVSTPGRVVFIKDIADVVFSDALPTYQARFQETRSIFVTVVQRKGSNIFTVMDAIKQTLNDFEQALPEDITIGIAHDQSESVHDRVSQFFNSLIQGLILVGLLTILFLGARSAVVIILAIPLSVFIGLGWVDLAGYGLQQMSIAGLVIALGLLVDNAIVVTENVHRFLRKGYAPMEAAAQGASQVGWAVISGTLTTILAFVPILLLQTGAGIFMRSMPATVILTLLASLIIALSLSPLLASIMLKGQDSKPPLLLRGLQTFTDGPYRSLLSGALRYPVLILIVAVITLAGSVMLAGTLGVSMFPKAEKPMLLVNVELPEGSSFKQTDNAVRQVETIVKDYPLVRSVVSNIGKDNPRIYYNIFPKRQVPNYAQVVVNLNTGRLSEVEPFVESLRDDFSRIVGARVVVKELLQGPPYEAPVSFRIMGDDLNQVLAVSRDIEQIIAATPGTVNVDNPLDNPKVDLNVTINRDKAAMYGVAISSIDQVIRASLVGVPVSQFRDHSGENYPIVVKGQSSGNEPRLEDFDRMMVKSASGHLVPVKQLVKLEMQDALPRFQHHMTERMARITADLKAGYQAETVTNAIRAELDQYQWPDGVTYQVGGEQEQREESFAGMTKVLLIALLGIFAVLVLQFNSFSQPLVIFTAIPFAVTGMILALWFAGFTFSFTAFIGLTSLVGIVVNNSIILVDYSNQLRRNGMEINEAIIEAGQVRLLPILLTTMTTIGGLLPLTLSGSVMWAPMGASIIGGLLVSTLLTLFVVPVLYSLLGRRALD from the coding sequence CTCAGGAACAGTATGACGATGTGGTGGCCGAAATTGCCAAAATACGCGACCAGCTGCCTGAGAATATTCCAGTGCTGGCCATTGACCGTATCTCCCCGATTGATGTCAGCATTATCCAGATTGCCCTGATGTCTGAATCCCAAAGCTATAACTCATTGCGGCTACTGGGAGAAAAACTGGAAAAACGCATCGAACGGATTCCCGGTATCAAAAAAGCGACGACAGACGCTTACCCCGAACAGCAATTGCAGGTTCAGGCAGAACTGGCCCGGATGCAGGAGCTGGGCATTGGGGTTGAAGACCTGATTGCCGCCATACAGGCATCCGGAGTCAACCTTCCCGGCGGTCATGTTCTGGCAGGCAAACGCCGTTTTACGGTACGAACCAGTGGTGACTTCAAAGATATTGAAGCCGTTGAAAGAACGGCAGTGGTCTCGACTCCGGGAAGGGTCGTGTTCATCAAAGATATTGCAGATGTCGTCTTCTCCGATGCCCTGCCGACCTATCAGGCACGATTTCAGGAAACCCGCTCCATCTTTGTCACCGTTGTCCAGCGCAAAGGCAGCAATATCTTCACCGTCATGGATGCCATCAAACAGACGTTGAATGATTTTGAGCAGGCGTTGCCTGAAGACATTACCATCGGCATTGCCCACGATCAGAGTGAGTCAGTACACGATCGTGTCTCCCAGTTTTTTAACAGCCTGATTCAGGGTTTGATACTGGTCGGCTTACTCACCATCCTGTTTCTGGGTGCCCGGTCGGCGGTTGTCATTATTCTTGCCATTCCCCTGTCGGTGTTTATTGGTCTGGGCTGGGTAGACCTCGCTGGCTATGGTTTACAACAGATGTCAATTGCCGGGCTGGTGATCGCACTGGGGCTTCTGGTTGATAATGCCATTGTGGTGACTGAGAACGTTCACCGCTTCCTGCGCAAAGGCTATGCGCCGATGGAGGCCGCAGCACAGGGAGCCAGTCAGGTTGGCTGGGCGGTGATCAGCGGTACCCTGACCACCATTCTGGCTTTTGTGCCGATTCTGCTGTTGCAGACCGGGGCAGGCATATTCATGCGCTCCATGCCAGCCACCGTTATTCTGACCCTGCTGGCTTCCCTGATTATTGCCCTGAGCCTGTCGCCACTGCTTGCCAGCATTATGCTGAAAGGTCAGGACAGCAAACCACCATTGCTGTTAAGGGGGTTACAGACGTTTACTGACGGGCCTTATAGATCGCTGCTCAGCGGTGCCCTTCGTTATCCGGTATTGATCCTGATAGTTGCCGTCATTACCCTGGCAGGTTCTGTCATGCTGGCAGGCACACTGGGTGTCAGTATGTTTCCCAAGGCTGAAAAGCCGATGTTGCTGGTCAATGTTGAGCTGCCTGAAGGTTCCAGTTTTAAGCAGACAGACAATGCCGTACGACAGGTTGAGACTATTGTTAAAGACTACCCTCTGGTTCGTTCCGTGGTCAGCAATATTGGTAAAGATAACCCCAGAATTTACTACAACATCTTTCCTAAACGTCAGGTACCCAACTACGCCCAGGTGGTCGTTAACCTGAATACCGGCCGACTCAGCGAAGTAGAGCCTTTTGTTGAATCCCTTAGAGACGACTTTAGTCGTATTGTTGGAGCTCGTGTGGTGGTAAAGGAACTGTTACAGGGCCCCCCTTATGAAGCCCCCGTGTCCTTTCGGATTATGGGCGACGACCTGAACCAGGTTTTGGCGGTATCCAGAGATATTGAACAGATCATTGCTGCCACACCCGGAACGGTGAATGTCGATAATCCCCTGGACAACCCCAAGGTTGACCTGAATGTCACCATTAACCGCGATAAAGCCGCCATGTACGGAGTCGCCATCAGCTCTATTGATCAGGTTATTCGAGCCAGTCTTGTGGGAGTACCTGTCAGCCAGTTCCGTGACCACTCAGGAGAGAATTACCCGATTGTTGTTAAAGGTCAGTCGTCCGGCAATGAACCCCGACTGGAAGACTTTGACCGCATGATGGTGAAGTCCGCCAGCGGCCATCTGGTTCCGGTAAAACAACTGGTCAAGCTGGAAATGCAAGACGCCCTGCCTCGTTTTCAACATCATATGACAGAACGTATGGCAAGAATAACCGCTGACCTGAAAGCCGGTTATCAGGCAGAAACCGTGACCAATGCCATTCGGGCAGAACTGGATCAGTACCAGTGGCCAGACGGCGTGACCTATCAGGTAGGTGGTGAGCAGGAGCAGCGAGAGGAGTCGTTTGCCGGTATGACAAAAGTGCTGTTGATTGCCCTGCTGGGTATCTTTGCGGTGCTGGTGTTGCAGTTCAACTCGTTTAGTCAGCCACTGGTCATTTTTACAGCCATTCCTTTTGCCGTGACGGGCATGATTCTGGCACTCTGGTTTGCCGGTTTCACCTTCTCCTTCACTGCCTTTATCGGACTGACCTCACTGGTGGGTATTGTCGTCAACAATTCGATCATACTGGTGGATTACAGCAATCAGCTGCGCAGAAATGGCATGGAGATAAATGAAGCGATTATTGAAGCTGGACAGGTACGATTATTGCCGATTCTGCTGACCACCATGACCACCATCGGCGGCCTGCTGCCACTCACTCTTTCCGGTTCCGTGATGTGGGCGCCCATGGGAGCCAGTATTATTGGCGGCCTGCTGGTATCAACACTGCTGACACTCTTTGTTGTGCCTGTACTCTATTCCCTGCTGGGAAGAAGGGCGCTGGACTGA
- a CDS encoding DUF6976 family protein has protein sequence MKKLQSVKEVIRLIEAGKVLSLAGDERVLSQLPEGNWVAGTTPYFMGKTQGEFSQEKVYVDEISDEATQHKIVTYDKQTLPSFTRDRFDNGYTILVIPAFSEVHSDFALHADGYDFLYDNPVLGWVSGIDLNSSDMPKVYDGSTGTELTDKVVALHVELPANKMPQLEIINIHKPDPNSPVVEFDTDAFEAGDCLVNGEKVNFADYVTAHNIDTKVPLTSDYSGAIINTCIKEVNTDDGKVFFYAPVFTGRQYRFARPLADYATAFANSLPQESTDMQFSCNCILNFLYGELEGKQAGFPGPITFGEIGYRLLNQTMTYLKVVDLEG, from the coding sequence ATGAAAAAGTTACAGAGTGTCAAAGAGGTCATCCGGCTGATTGAAGCGGGTAAGGTGCTATCGCTTGCCGGGGACGAACGGGTGTTGTCACAGCTGCCAGAAGGTAACTGGGTCGCTGGAACTACGCCCTACTTTATGGGAAAAACCCAGGGCGAATTTTCACAGGAAAAAGTGTATGTCGATGAAATTTCGGATGAAGCCACTCAGCACAAAATCGTGACATACGATAAACAGACGCTGCCCTCCTTTACCCGTGACCGCTTCGATAATGGTTATACCATACTGGTGATACCTGCTTTCTCGGAGGTTCATTCAGACTTTGCCCTGCATGCAGACGGTTATGATTTCCTGTACGACAACCCGGTGCTGGGCTGGGTATCCGGTATTGACCTTAACTCCAGTGATATGCCCAAGGTATACGATGGTTCTACCGGTACTGAGTTGACCGACAAGGTGGTGGCACTGCACGTTGAGCTGCCTGCCAACAAAATGCCCCAGCTGGAGATCATTAACATCCACAAGCCCGATCCGAACAGCCCGGTCGTTGAGTTTGATACCGATGCTTTCGAGGCAGGAGACTGTCTGGTAAACGGGGAAAAGGTGAACTTTGCCGACTATGTTACGGCTCACAATATTGATACTAAAGTACCTTTAACCAGTGATTACTCCGGTGCGATTATCAATACCTGTATCAAAGAGGTAAACACGGATGACGGTAAGGTGTTCTTCTATGCTCCGGTGTTCACGGGAAGGCAGTATCGCTTTGCCAGACCTCTGGCTGACTATGCCACAGCGTTTGCGAACAGCCTGCCACAGGAAAGCACGGATATGCAGTTCTCCTGTAACTGTATCCTGAATTTCCTTTATGGGGAGCTGGAAGGCAAGCAAGCAGGTTTCCCGGGTCCCATTACGTTTGGAGAGATCGGATACCGTCTGTTAAACCAGACCATGACCTACCTTAAAGTGGTTGATCTGGAAGGCTGA
- a CDS encoding ISL3 family transposase, with amino-acid sequence MCTTPSLRPMFAFPGWVIEQIDIDWEVKQAFVYLRRDGRIQHEKCSQCETPMGQMKTKDRCVQDLPLGVLQVNLLFTAFQGRCSHCNNIETVTIPGLTPKAQATDRLKRHVSHLCRYMPCDKVPEFIAISGGTARRWDKEMLLRMLSAPKRDGIRALLIDEKSIGKGHQYLTVVLNADSGETLFLGEGKRKETLDEFLSSLTEEQKASIECVGIDRGGSYQASVKEHLPNADIVYDKFHIIANYNDVIDQIRRREWRQAEEENKPFIKGQRFNLFMNPENLTPKRESSLKELLSMNEDLNQAYILKDMLKQLWTYTYKACAGKFLDRWIELAKETGIAELKRFAKGLDRAREGLLSYCHHRITSAKIEAFNGVIKRIIYKACGYNDLDYLYLKIRQEAVK; translated from the coding sequence ATGTGTACAACACCCTCACTACGTCCTATGTTCGCATTTCCCGGCTGGGTAATCGAGCAGATTGATATTGATTGGGAAGTCAAACAAGCTTTTGTCTATCTCCGCAGGGATGGCCGAATTCAGCACGAGAAATGCAGTCAATGTGAAACCCCTATGGGACAAATGAAGACAAAAGATCGGTGTGTCCAGGATTTACCACTGGGAGTTCTACAGGTAAATCTTCTCTTCACAGCTTTTCAGGGCCGCTGCTCACACTGCAACAATATTGAAACCGTTACTATTCCTGGTTTAACTCCCAAGGCTCAGGCAACCGATCGCCTTAAACGACACGTCAGCCATTTATGTCGCTATATGCCCTGCGACAAGGTGCCTGAATTCATTGCTATATCCGGTGGTACTGCCCGTCGTTGGGATAAAGAGATGCTGCTGAGAATGCTTTCAGCTCCAAAGCGTGACGGTATTCGCGCTCTGCTCATTGACGAAAAATCCATTGGCAAAGGCCATCAGTATCTTACCGTTGTTCTTAACGCCGACTCAGGAGAAACCCTCTTCCTTGGTGAAGGCAAGCGAAAAGAGACTCTGGATGAGTTCTTGAGCAGCCTGACTGAAGAGCAAAAAGCGAGCATCGAGTGTGTTGGCATAGACCGTGGTGGCAGCTATCAGGCTTCGGTGAAAGAGCACTTGCCCAATGCGGATATTGTATACGACAAGTTTCACATTATTGCCAATTATAATGATGTGATAGATCAGATAAGGCGCAGGGAGTGGCGTCAGGCTGAAGAAGAGAACAAGCCCTTTATCAAGGGTCAGCGGTTCAACCTGTTCATGAACCCTGAGAACCTGACTCCAAAGCGAGAAAGCAGTCTGAAAGAGCTCTTGAGCATGAACGAGGATCTCAATCAGGCTTACATCCTGAAAGACATGCTCAAACAGCTATGGACGTACACGTACAAAGCGTGTGCCGGCAAGTTTCTGGATAGATGGATAGAGTTAGCAAAAGAAACCGGAATTGCAGAACTTAAGAGGTTTGCTAAGGGCTTGGACAGGGCAAGAGAGGGCTTGCTGTCGTACTGCCATCATCGTATAACCAGCGCGAAGATTGAAGCTTTCAATGGAGTCATCAAACGGATTATCTACAAAGCTTGTGGCTACAATGATCTTGATTACCTCTATCTTAAAATCAGGCAGGAGGCTGTAAAATGA
- a CDS encoding histone deacetylase family protein produces the protein MLTIYSEQQKLHNPAREFLGGDLVPYLESPKRLDYVLEALQDNNLGRIEWPESFSTGPIARVHRPDYIEFLETAWQRWHQTYPESTQASPYCFPHRGLRHVVPEQIEGALGYYSMDLTAPVVEGTWTAIRASVDCALTAQKRVLDGEPVAFALCRPPGHHASGDLMAGYCFFNNAAIATQAFLDQGADKVAILDVDYHHGHGTQAIFYSRNDVLFASLHADPRQDYPHYLGHEDETGDGAGLGFNLNLPLPLHVTGWAEYRRALEVALGRIGEFEPDYLVVSLGLDTYERDPISFFNITTPDFLELGHCLAALKKPTLFVLEGGYALEVLGNNTVAVLEGFSAF, from the coding sequence ATGCTGACCATTTACAGTGAACAGCAAAAGCTGCACAACCCGGCCAGAGAGTTCCTTGGGGGTGACCTGGTGCCTTACCTGGAATCTCCAAAACGACTGGATTATGTTCTGGAAGCCCTGCAGGACAATAATCTGGGACGAATCGAATGGCCGGAAAGTTTTTCAACCGGGCCTATAGCCAGAGTGCATCGACCGGATTATATCGAGTTTCTGGAAACCGCCTGGCAACGCTGGCACCAGACTTATCCGGAATCCACCCAGGCATCACCTTATTGCTTTCCCCACCGTGGGCTCAGGCATGTGGTGCCGGAACAGATTGAAGGCGCACTGGGGTATTACTCCATGGATCTGACGGCTCCCGTTGTTGAAGGGACCTGGACAGCCATCAGGGCATCGGTAGATTGCGCTCTGACCGCTCAGAAAAGGGTACTGGACGGGGAGCCGGTCGCCTTTGCCCTTTGCCGGCCACCCGGTCATCACGCGTCAGGGGATTTAATGGCTGGTTACTGTTTTTTTAACAACGCCGCTATTGCTACCCAGGCTTTTCTCGACCAGGGTGCTGACAAGGTGGCCATACTGGATGTTGACTATCACCACGGTCATGGCACCCAGGCTATTTTCTATTCCCGCAATGATGTGCTTTTTGCTTCTCTTCATGCTGATCCCCGGCAGGACTATCCTCATTATCTTGGTCACGAGGATGAAACTGGCGATGGGGCGGGGCTGGGTTTCAATCTGAACCTCCCTCTACCGCTGCATGTTACAGGCTGGGCTGAATACCGCAGGGCTCTGGAGGTGGCTCTTGGGCGAATCGGCGAGTTCGAGCCGGACTATCTGGTGGTGTCTCTGGGACTTGATACCTATGAACGAGACCCTATCTCTTTTTTCAACATTACTACTCCGGATTTTTTGGAGCTGGGACATTGTCTGGCCGCTTTGAAAAAGCCAACCCTGTTTGTTCTTGAAGGAGGCTATGCCCTGGAAGTACTGGGTAATAATACCGTGGCAGTACTGGAAGGATTTTCCGCTTTCTGA
- a CDS encoding OprD family porin, with the protein MINESYLYWFVVFASGFCAAAALSDESPSVTSPFIDNATLDGKLRTVYYDVKNTEKDSTAGAWTGGLWINLRSGYLADIAGVGASFYGVTKFYQPKGNTSSYQLLNDDNKGFSKLGQAYLEIKSPSTYKNRSASFVVGRREFRSGLISASSSRTVPSTWSGFQLNGAIENLKVGGTLVNQISLRNQAGFHDLNNFSGQKIDYIIGAEITYVLPLAHEREVRFRYRNAFAKDFLQAHNGDILFTTPAGLNRKVKLGVSYYQSQKDGDLWQGKGWGGSPLFDDKASVINVHGDLIAGAWYFRAAVSHFRAPSSVKSSVSGYTQPGVYYYDLGANTHGAWDIGTSGFAEDMLYDGETAWMTGVAYSFSESVFKGLEVGYAFHYGSGMKVGIPEGRKKSVAEREHDIYLIYAFPETVLAGLKFKLKYGHYQNDRALRKAIQKEERDLRVWLDYNFLLF; encoded by the coding sequence ATGATAAATGAATCATATTTATACTGGTTCGTTGTTTTTGCTTCGGGGTTTTGCGCGGCTGCGGCTTTATCAGACGAATCACCGTCTGTAACTTCGCCTTTTATCGATAATGCGACACTGGACGGAAAGCTTCGAACCGTTTATTACGATGTAAAAAATACAGAAAAAGATTCAACAGCAGGAGCCTGGACGGGCGGTCTCTGGATTAATCTACGTTCGGGCTATCTGGCAGATATAGCAGGTGTGGGTGCCAGCTTTTATGGTGTCACCAAATTCTATCAGCCAAAAGGAAATACCAGTTCATACCAGTTGTTAAATGATGACAATAAAGGTTTCAGTAAGCTTGGGCAGGCATACCTGGAAATAAAATCACCCTCGACGTATAAAAACCGGTCAGCCAGCTTTGTTGTAGGGAGGCGGGAATTTCGTAGTGGGTTAATCTCGGCCTCCAGCTCAAGAACGGTTCCCAGTACATGGTCAGGTTTTCAACTCAATGGTGCCATTGAAAACCTGAAAGTGGGGGGAACCCTGGTTAATCAAATATCACTAAGGAATCAGGCTGGGTTCCATGACCTGAACAACTTTTCCGGACAGAAAATTGATTACATCATAGGTGCTGAAATTACCTATGTACTTCCGCTTGCCCATGAACGTGAGGTGAGGTTTAGGTACCGCAATGCTTTTGCGAAAGATTTTTTACAGGCGCACAACGGTGATATTTTATTCACAACCCCTGCGGGACTGAATCGCAAGGTCAAACTGGGAGTTAGTTATTATCAAAGCCAGAAAGATGGTGATCTCTGGCAGGGTAAAGGCTGGGGCGGTTCGCCGTTATTTGATGACAAGGCCAGTGTGATCAATGTGCATGGGGATTTGATTGCTGGCGCATGGTATTTTCGTGCAGCCGTCAGCCATTTCAGGGCACCTTCCAGCGTAAAGTCTTCAGTCTCTGGTTATACTCAGCCCGGCGTTTATTATTATGACCTTGGCGCAAATACTCACGGAGCCTGGGATATTGGCACTTCCGGTTTTGCGGAAGATATGTTGTACGACGGGGAAACAGCATGGATGACGGGTGTTGCCTATAGTTTTTCAGAATCGGTGTTTAAAGGGCTGGAGGTCGGTTACGCATTCCACTACGGCTCTGGCATGAAGGTTGGTATTCCCGAAGGTCGAAAAAAATCAGTTGCAGAACGCGAACATGACATATATCTGATTTATGCGTTTCCTGAGACTGTATTGGCAGGGTTGAAATTCAAGCTGAAATATGGACATTACCAAAATGACCGGGCGTTACGGAAGGCCATTCAAAAAGAAGAGAGGGATCTACGCGTCTGGCTTGATTATAACTTTTTGCTTTTCTGA
- a CDS encoding NTP/NDP exchange transporter encodes MSDNTEFGKWRARLWPVHSHELKKLIPMILMFYLILFNYTILRDTKDTLVVTGAGSGAEIIPFLKLWVNVPFAIIFTITYAKMSNVFKRDALFYLVISSFILFFGLFALVLYPAREMLHPTEFADYLQSILPPGFMGFIAVLRNWTFSLFYVMSELWGSVCLSLLFWGFANHITRISESKRFYALFGMMGNLALPTAGLFVYYASHSREDLPAGADPWSYSMNLLTAVFTAGAILIMVTYWWINRNVLTDPTLYKPNDIVADKKEKLSLSLKESFLHIINSKYLLCIALLVISYGVCINMVEVTWKNQLRMQYPNPNDYNQFMGLFSTCTGVVTISMMLFVSNNVIRGFGWTVAALCTPVVLLITGSLFFCFALFRDFIPETVFLALGITPLMLTVVLGAIQNIMSKSTKYSLFDPTKEMSYIPLDPEEKVKGKAAVDVIGNPVGKSTGSVIQQVLMISLGSLAAIAPYVAIIVLAFFAIWIGAVRSLGRQFNEKVHKRQEASDEQELPDKQELPDKPAPSADNSVIIGSPVLQAKSELLQFNAHPAANQKPSKEKNS; translated from the coding sequence ATGTCAGACAACACCGAATTTGGTAAATGGAGAGCCAGGTTGTGGCCTGTCCATTCTCATGAGCTGAAAAAGCTTATCCCCATGATTTTGATGTTTTACCTGATACTCTTTAATTACACGATATTGCGAGACACTAAAGACACGCTGGTCGTTACTGGTGCAGGCTCCGGGGCCGAGATAATACCTTTTTTAAAGTTATGGGTTAATGTACCTTTTGCCATAATTTTTACGATCACCTATGCGAAAATGAGTAATGTATTCAAAAGGGATGCTTTATTTTATTTGGTTATATCGAGTTTTATACTGTTTTTTGGTCTTTTTGCCCTTGTTCTTTATCCGGCCCGTGAGATGCTTCACCCAACGGAGTTTGCTGATTATCTGCAGAGTATTTTGCCACCCGGATTTATGGGATTTATCGCTGTCCTGCGTAACTGGACTTTTTCTCTTTTCTACGTCATGTCTGAGCTTTGGGGGAGTGTTTGTCTGTCTCTGCTGTTTTGGGGCTTTGCCAATCATATTACCCGAATATCTGAGTCGAAACGTTTTTATGCTCTTTTTGGCATGATGGGAAATTTGGCATTACCTACTGCCGGTCTATTTGTTTATTATGCTTCGCATTCCCGTGAAGATCTTCCGGCAGGTGCTGACCCATGGAGCTATTCGATGAATTTGCTGACGGCAGTGTTTACTGCTGGTGCTATTTTGATCATGGTGACTTACTGGTGGATCAACCGCAATGTATTGACTGATCCAACACTTTATAAACCTAATGACATAGTGGCTGACAAAAAGGAAAAATTATCACTGTCCCTCAAAGAAAGTTTTTTGCATATTATTAATTCAAAATATCTGCTCTGCATTGCCCTGCTGGTCATCAGTTATGGCGTCTGTATCAACATGGTTGAAGTCACCTGGAAAAACCAGCTGCGTATGCAGTACCCGAATCCTAATGATTACAACCAGTTTATGGGATTGTTTTCTACCTGTACGGGCGTTGTGACTATTAGCATGATGTTGTTTGTTTCCAATAATGTTATCCGTGGCTTTGGCTGGACAGTAGCCGCTTTATGTACTCCAGTGGTTTTATTAATAACCGGTTCGCTGTTTTTTTGCTTTGCACTCTTCAGGGATTTCATACCCGAGACAGTATTTTTAGCACTGGGTATTACTCCACTGATGTTGACCGTTGTGTTGGGTGCTATACAAAACATTATGAGTAAATCGACTAAGTACTCCCTTTTTGATCCCACAAAAGAAATGAGTTACATCCCGCTTGACCCTGAAGAAAAAGTAAAAGGTAAGGCTGCGGTGGATGTTATTGGCAATCCAGTCGGTAAATCAACAGGTTCAGTTATCCAGCAGGTGTTGATGATTTCCCTGGGTTCGCTGGCCGCTATTGCGCCTTACGTAGCCATTATTGTATTGGCTTTTTTTGCCATCTGGATTGGTGCTGTCCGCTCACTGGGACGCCAGTTTAATGAAAAAGTTCACAAAAGACAGGAAGCGTCTGATGAGCAAGAGCTGCCTGATAAACAAGAGCTGCCTGATAAACCAGCACCCAGTGCAGATAATAGCGTGATAATAGGTTCCCCGGTTTTGCAGGCTAAAAGTGAGTTGCTGCAATTTAATGCTCACCCCGCTGCAAATCAAAAGCCCTCGAAAGAAAAAAATTCATAA
- a CDS encoding ISNCY family transposase (programmed frameshift), with the protein MRQTINPQMQLGEVDISAITFNPKSRDDIPRLLRGLQHIWVTPDLREQVFQVLESMIPASSNNGRPGMDLWNILVFGTLRLVTNCDYDRLQELANEHGTLRKMLGHGPYCTHSYHIQTLQDNISLFTPEILDQVNQIVVAAGHQLVKKKDEPLYGRADSFVVKTDVHFPTDISLLNDACRKAIEFASTLAGQYQLPAWRQREYLKKQHRKRYHKVRNLKHSVAACEFKQRSRQHDIETAHLEYIKYSLDIIRKAESTAALVEKSAPDESALENLKYYIAHSRHQINLIYRRVIEHQQIPHSDKVFSIFEPHTEWISKGKAGVPVELGLRVCVLQDQFGFTLNHHVMQKQTDDQVAVPIAKGAKQRFPMLSQVSYDKGFWSPANLEELDGFLERTILPKKGRLSAEDKKREHHLEFTRAKRKHSAVESDINALEANGLDKCPDKGIDAFKRYVALAVVGGNLKRLGRILQERDF; encoded by the exons ATGCGTCAAACCATTAATCCACAAATGCAGTTGGGCGAGGTTGATATCTCCGCCATCACATTCAACCCCAAGTCCAGAGATGATATTCCCCGGCTTTTGCGGGGCTTGCAGCACATATGGGTTACACCTGATCTGAGAGAGCAGGTCTTTCAAGTTCTTGAAAGTATGATTCCTGCCAGCAGTAATAATGGTCGTCCCGGTATGGATCTCTGGAACATACTGGTGTTTGGCACCCTGCGGCTGGTCACTAACTGTGATTATGACCGTCTTCAGGAGCTGGCCAATGAACACGGCACGCTACGGAAAATGCTTGGGCACGGTCCTTACTGCACGCACTCTTATCATATCCAGACATTGCAGGATAATATCAGCCTGTTCACGCCCGAAATACTGGACCAGGTAAACCAGATTGTCGTGGCAGCAGGCCATCAACTGGTTAAAAAAA AAGATGAGCCGCTATATGGCCGTGCCGATTCGTTTGTAGTCAAGACCGATGTTCATTTTCCCACAGACATCAGCCTGTTAAACGATGCCTGTCGTAAGGCTATTGAGTTTGCGTCCACCCTGGCTGGCCAGTACCAGTTACCAGCGTGGCGTCAGCGGGAATACCTGAAAAAACAGCATCGAAAGCGCTATCACAAGGTGCGGAATCTGAAACATTCCGTTGCTGCCTGCGAGTTTAAACAGCGGTCACGTCAGCACGATATTGAAACGGCACACCTTGAATACATTAAGTACAGTCTCGACATTATCCGCAAGGCAGAAAGCACAGCTGCCCTGGTAGAAAAAAGCGCCCCCGATGAGTCTGCGCTGGAGAATCTCAAATACTACATTGCCCACAGTCGTCACCAGATTAATCTGATTTATCGTCGGGTGATCGAGCATCAGCAGATTCCTCACAGCGACAAGGTGTTCTCGATTTTTGAACCCCACACAGAATGGATCAGCAAGGGTAAAGCCGGAGTTCCTGTAGAGTTGGGGTTGCGGGTATGCGTACTGCAAGACCAGTTTGGCTTCACGCTGAATCACCATGTGATGCAAAAGCAGACAGACGATCAGGTTGCAGTGCCTATCGCAAAAGGAGCAAAACAACGCTTTCCCATGCTGAGCCAGGTCAGTTATGACAAAGGGTTCTGGAGCCCCGCCAACCTTGAGGAACTTGATGGCTTTCTGGAACGAACCATTCTGCCGAAGAAAGGCAGGCTTTCCGCAGAAGACAAAAAACGAGAGCACCACCTTGAGTTTACCCGGGCAAAAAGAAAGCATTCCGCCGTAGAGTCTGACATTAATGCTCTGGAAGCCAATGGCCTCGATAAATGTCCGGACAAGGGCATTGATGCCTTCAAGCGCTATGTTGCCCTTGCGGTTGTGGGTGGCAACCTGAAGCGCTTGGGCAGGATTTTACAAGAACGGGATTTTTAG